One genomic window of Corallococcus caeni includes the following:
- a CDS encoding MBL fold metallo-hydrolase: MLDRPMYLKPDVAIEPLFNQWYVWWYLISPATAPLFVSRLHLKLMQSFVANPDVHVAALQNPALMGGPFINHPVSRVGDVKALLERTTRDHADMLAYTKAVSDLEQLLASSKGESLEPLYAKVPEMLRGYVELTYDLAHRANARIMEPLLYRSSLYKESSQSISLMRVSGDARKYVFSTPRLEGDSPLWLQVPFRHEGIDALFRMRHTPGSPGQVAEMLGVPSSAAEAFADLFTETAPRKPEPYTGPGVRVRYFGHACVLMETREVSVLTDPVISYEFPTEQQRFTHADLPEKIDYVLITHGHADHLMMETLLQLRHRIGTIVVPRANAYSLADPSLRLVLEKTGFRNVVEIDDLQEIAIPGGSLMGIPFIGEHSDLAVQAKTAHLVRLAGRSMLMAADSNALEPRMYQHLAQLVGPLDALYLGMECEGGPMSWMYGPLLSQPLPRKMDQSRRLNGSDSARATEILNHLNPREVFVYAMGQEPWLRHVMVLQYDETAPQMIESNKFIEVCRGRNIPAQRPFLTLERVLE; this comes from the coding sequence ATGCTCGACCGCCCGATGTACCTGAAGCCCGATGTCGCCATCGAGCCGCTGTTCAACCAGTGGTACGTGTGGTGGTACCTCATCTCACCCGCCACGGCGCCGCTGTTCGTGTCCCGCCTGCACCTGAAGCTGATGCAGTCGTTCGTCGCGAACCCGGACGTGCACGTGGCCGCGCTCCAGAACCCGGCGCTGATGGGCGGCCCCTTCATCAACCACCCCGTGTCGCGCGTGGGGGACGTGAAGGCGCTGCTGGAGCGCACCACACGGGATCACGCGGACATGCTGGCCTACACCAAGGCCGTGTCGGACCTGGAGCAGCTGCTGGCCAGCTCCAAGGGCGAGTCGCTGGAGCCGCTCTACGCCAAGGTGCCAGAGATGCTCCGGGGCTACGTGGAGCTCACGTACGACCTGGCCCACCGGGCCAACGCCCGCATCATGGAGCCGCTGCTCTACCGCAGCAGCCTCTACAAGGAGTCCTCGCAGAGCATCTCGCTGATGCGCGTCTCCGGCGACGCTCGCAAGTACGTCTTCAGCACGCCGCGCCTGGAGGGGGACTCGCCCCTGTGGCTGCAGGTTCCCTTCCGGCACGAGGGCATCGACGCGCTCTTCCGCATGCGCCACACGCCGGGCAGCCCCGGCCAGGTGGCGGAGATGCTGGGCGTGCCGTCGTCCGCGGCGGAGGCGTTCGCGGACCTCTTCACGGAGACCGCACCTCGCAAGCCGGAGCCCTACACCGGCCCCGGCGTGCGCGTGCGCTACTTCGGCCACGCGTGCGTGCTGATGGAGACGCGGGAGGTGTCCGTCCTCACCGACCCCGTCATCAGCTACGAGTTCCCCACCGAGCAGCAGCGCTTCACCCACGCGGACCTGCCGGAGAAGATCGACTACGTCCTCATCACCCACGGCCACGCGGACCACCTGATGATGGAGACGCTGCTGCAGCTGCGTCACCGCATCGGGACCATCGTCGTGCCCCGGGCGAACGCGTACTCGCTGGCGGATCCGTCGCTGCGGCTGGTGCTGGAGAAGACGGGCTTCCGCAACGTCGTTGAAATCGACGACCTGCAGGAGATTGCCATCCCCGGCGGGTCGCTGATGGGCATCCCCTTCATCGGCGAGCACAGCGACCTGGCGGTGCAGGCGAAGACGGCGCACCTGGTGCGGCTGGCGGGCCGCTCCATGCTGATGGCCGCGGACTCCAACGCGCTGGAGCCGCGCATGTACCAGCACCTGGCGCAGCTGGTGGGCCCGCTGGACGCGCTCTACCTGGGCATGGAGTGCGAGGGCGGCCCGATGAGCTGGATGTACGGCCCGCTGCTCAGCCAGCCCCTGCCGCGCAAGATGGACCAGTCGCGGCGGCTCAACGGCTCCGACAGCGCCCGCGCCACGGAGATCCTCAACCACCTGAACCCGCGCGAGGTGTTCGTCTACGCCATGGGCCAGGAGCCCTGGCTGCGCCACGTCATGGTGCTCCAGTACGACGAGACCGCGCCCCAGATGATCGAGTCGAACAAGTTCATCGAGGTCTGCCGCGGCCGGAACATCCCCGCGCAGCGCCCCTTCCTGACCCTGGAGCGCGTCCTGGAGTGA